From a region of the Mercurialis annua linkage group LG1-X, ddMerAnnu1.2, whole genome shotgun sequence genome:
- the LOC126680872 gene encoding receptor-like protein 46 translates to MAKLMNLLMFIIIILISLLLSPCLCCPQYQREALLQFKASLVGNSTTSSAFTFLPSWNSSDTSGCCHWERVGCDSQQVIITHLQLDNITLAASESIITSDILSPLFHLKTLTSLIISDNDMHGEIPGAGFANLTNLVTLYMDDNSFTGFIPPQLFSLRNLETLNLTNNLLHGTLNIQAVSKLRSLSLSFNLLQGNPVTLGNLTSLEKLTLRDNKFSGVIPSSLFGLKELNYLDLRQNSFSMEIPMEIGNLSKMIVLLLGQNNFLGNIPESIQNMEHLTVLDLQDNFLSGDIPTWLFDFNSITDLHLGGNRLSLGNKTILPRSSNSLSELSLRSCNLSGEIPIWIANLTRLYFLDLSKNNLTGSFPHWLADQHLNYLILSANKFSGSLPPRLFQSQRLSVLVVSNNNFSGLLPDTIGEAVELRVLMLSGNAFSGAIPKSISALSYLVLLDLSSNNFSSNEFPIFNQTSPLAYIDLSSNNLSGEVPVTFPLNVKLLQLSRNHFSGFLPQKLSSFRQLQYLDLHDNNITGVISEFVCHLSSLQILSLRSNSFKGSIPMNLWNLSALQILDLSGNNLSGKIPNSLGNLTGMIDEHEDASSCIITDSGLPSLFSMENNYLKELEVSWKNTKLGLQCRNLKWYTFFDLSNNRLSGEIPDSFGGLKGLKSLNLSTNKLSGNIPMNFGYMQSLESLDLSHNDISGEIPETLAKLLELTYLDLSNNK, encoded by the coding sequence ATGGCCAAATTGATGAATTTGTTGATGTTTATCATCATCATCTTGATCAGTTTATTGTTGAGCCCTTGTCTATGTTGTCCTCAGTATCAGAGAGAAGCTCTGCTTCAATTCAAAGCTTCACTAGTGGGGAACAGTACTACTTCCTCCGCTTTCACCTTCCTACCGTCGTGGAACTCCTCAGACACTTCCGGTTGCTGTCACTGGGAAAGAGTTGGCTGCGATTCACAACAGGTGATCATCACTCATCTTCAACTTGATAATATTACTTTAGCGGCTTCCGAATCTATTATAACATCTGATATATTATCTCCACTTTTTCACTTGAAAACACTCACCTCTCTTATCATTTCTGACAATGATATGCACGGTGAAATCCCGGGAGCTGGATTCGCCAATCTGACTAACCTGGTCACACTTTATATGGATGATAATAGTTTCACAGGTTTCATTCCTCCTCAATTGTTTTCTCTGAGGAATTTGGAAACCCTAAACCTCACTAATAATCTGCTCCACGGAACATTAAATATCCAAGCTGTTTCAAAATTAAGGTCGCTCAGCTTGAGTTTTAACTTACTCCAAGGAAATCCTGTAACGCTCGGAAACCTCACAAGTTTGGAAAAACTCACACTTCGAGACAACAAGTTTTCTGGAGTAATTCCATCATCGCTGTTTGGTTTGAAAGAATTGAACTATTTGGATTTAAGACAGAATTCTTTTTCTATGGAGATACCCATGGAGATTGGTAATTTGTCCAAGATGATAGTTCTTCTACTGGGACAGAACAATTTTCTGGGTAACATTCCCGAATCAATTCAAAATATGGAACACCTAACAGTACTTGATTTACAAGATAATTTTTTGTCCGGTGATATCCCGACATGGCTGTTTGATTTCAACAGCATAACAGATTTGCATCTCGGGGGAAACAGACTTTCTTTGGGTAACAAGACTATTCTACCAAGGAGCAGCAACTCGTTGTCCGAATTATCTTTGAGATCTTGCAATCTTTCAGGCGAAATACCCATTTGGATTGCGAATCTGACCAGACTTTATTTCTTGGACTTGAGTAAAAACAACCTCACAGGAAGTTTTCCTCATTGGCTAGCTGATCAACACttgaattatttgattttatcaGCTAATAAGTTTTCAGGCTCTTTGCCTCCTCGATTGTTTCAATCCCAGAGGTTATCCGTGCTTGTGGTTTCGAACAATAATTTCTCAGGATTACTACCAGATACTATTGGTGAAGCTGTGGAATTGAGAGTGCTAATGTTGTCTGGTAATGCTTTCTCCGGTGCAATACCCAAATCCATCTCAGCTTTGTCATACCTTGTGTTACTGGACTTGTCGAGCAACAACTTTTCAAGCAATGAGTTTCCAATCTTTAATCAAACTTCACCTTTGGCTTACATTGATCTTTCTTCCAATAATCTCTCCGGTGAAGTTCCTGTAACATTTCCATTGAATGTAAAACTGCTTCAATTAAGCCGAAACCATTTTTCCGGTTTCTTGCCTCAGAAGCTTTCAAGTTTCAGGCAGCTCCAATACCTCGATCTCCATGACAATAACATCACCGGGGTAATATCTGAGTTTGTATGTCATCTCTCATCACTCCAAATTTTGAGTCTTAGAAGTAATTCTTTCAAAGGCTCTATTCCGATGAATCTGTGGAATCTTAGTGCTCTGCAAATACTCGATCTTTCTGGTAATAACCTTAGTGGGAAAATTCCGAATAGTTTAGGTAATCTCACCGGGATGATTGATGAACACGAGGATGCTTCTTCTTGTATCATTACTGATTCCGGGCTCCCTTCACTTTTCTCAATGGAAAATAATTACTTGAAGGAGTTAGAAGTCTCCTGGAAGAACACTAAGTTGGGTCTTCAATGCCGAAATCTTAAGTGGTATACTTTTTTCGATCTATCAAACAACAGATTGTCAGGTGAAATTCCTGATAGTTTTGGCGGTTTGAAAGGCTTGAAGTCACTAAATTTATCTACTAACAAACTCTCTGGAAATATACCGATGAATTTTGGTTATATGCAAAGTTTGGAGAGCCTGGATTTATCCCATAACGACATCTCTGGAGAAATTCCTGAGACATTGGCGAAGTTATTAGAGCTTACTTACTTGGATTTGAGCAACAACAAATAA